The DNA window CGTTGCCTCCCGAACCGCCGTCGCCGCCGTCGCTGCCGCCGCACCCGGCGAGCGTGGAGACGGCCAGAACGCCGGCCAGAGCAGCCGCGGACCAGTTCCTGCGCACCATAACCTCCCGAAACTGTTACCGTTCACAAATTGACTCGCGGCAGGCAGACAGCGCCGTCACCGCAGGGATAGTCGGTTCGCTGCGACCGCCGTCACAGCTTGCGTTTCGTGAGTGTTACCGTTCTCAACGTGATCGTCAAGAGATCCCGATCTTTGTTTCAGCCTGATTGCAAGAACGGCGGTATCGCCCACGGTCATCGCCCGGTCACCTGCTAGATATCGTCCAATGGCGACACCAGCAGCGGCGCCGGGTCCGGAACCCGCAGCCCAGCAGCGATCCTCAGCCCCTCGTTCGCGTCGGCAGACGCGCACCGGCAAGGAGCGCGGCACCGTCATGCGCGACGTCGCCAAACTCGCCGGGGTGTCCCACCAGACCGTCTCCCGGGTGATCAACGAACATCCGAACGTGCGCGCCGAGACCCGCGAACGCGTCCTGGCCGCGATGCGCTCGCTCAACTACCGCCGCAACCTGGCGGCCCGCACCCTCGCCACCCGCGAGTCGCACACGCTCGGCATCATCGGCTTCGAGACCACCCTGTTCGGCCCGGAGTCCATGCTCTACGGCATCGAGAGCGCCGCCCGGGCCGCCGGTTACCTGGTCAGCGTCGCCACCGTCCGCGACCTGGAACACCGGCCCGTGCTGGAAGCCGTCGACCGGCTCGCCCAGCACGACGTCGACGGGATCATCGCGATCGCGCCCAAGCCCTCGGTGCTCACCGCCCTCACCCACGCGCCGGGCGGTCTCGCCTGCGTCGCGGTCGGCGGAGCCTCCGGCTCCCTGGAGGAGCCATTCCCGACGGTACGGGTGGACAACACCGCCGGGGCCCGCCTCGCCACCCGTCACCTGCTCGACCTCGGTCACGCCACGGTCCACCACGTCGCCGGGCCACCGGACTGGCCCGAGTCACAGGCCCGCGTGGAGGGCTGGCGCGAGACGCTCTACGCGGCCGGCGCCGTCGTCCCGCCGGTCACCTCCGGCTGGTGGGACGCGGCCGCCGGCTACGAACAGGGCCGCCGCCTCGCCGCCGACCCGGCCGTCACCGCGATCTTCTGCGCCAACGACCGGATCGCCCTCGGCGTGCTGCGCGCCCTCCAGGAAGGCGGCCGCCGGGTGCCGGAGGACGTGAGCGTCGTCGGCTTCGACGACATGCCGGACTCGGGATACTTCCTGCCCCCGCTCACCACCGTCCACCAGGACTTCGCCGAGCTCGGCCGGCGCGCCCTCGCCCTGCTCCTGCGCCACCTCGGCCGGCCCGGCGCCGCCCCGCCGGAGGACGTGCTTGTCGCGCCCTCCCTCGTCGCCCGGGCCAGCTCCGCCCCGCCGATCCGGCGGCGGTGACTGTCCGAGATCTTCCAGTAGCGCCGTGACCAGTGGTGATGTGTACCCGTACCGGTGACAGAACCGGGATCGGAGTCGATGGGCCGTTACAGTCCGAGGGGTGCTCAACGACGACACGACGCAGAGGCCCTGACCGATGGGCAGCGGATGGCTGGGCCGCCGCAGGAGCCCCCGACTCTCCGGCACCCTGCACCTCCGCGACGCCACCGGTCGCGAGGTCGCCGTGCCGCTGCGCGGCCGGGCGACGGTGCTCACGGCGGGCGGCACAGGCCTCATCGGGTACGCGGAGGTGTGGGCCGTCCACACGGAGGCCGGTCGAGCGGCCACCAGCCTGATGATCAGTTACGGACCGGACGGCGCGGAGGGTGACCGGGCGTCAGGCTTGTGCGCGCCGGGTGGGACGGTGGCCCTCGGCGGAGTGTCGTTCACGTGGCGTCACCAGCCGGCGGTCGCCCTCCGTCCCCCCATCGCACCGGACCCCATCGACATCTCGGCCATGCCGGCAATGCCGGGCGCACCGATCCCCCGGCAGCGGGAGAACATGCCCCGCGTCGCCGGAGCGAGCCAGGCCGCCAACATCAGACCGGAGCCGAGCGGGGCGAACCCGCTGCACAACATGCTCCGCCTGGTGAAACAGGTCAGCCGGGGCAAGCGCTCCGCCAGCCCCGCGCCGTCCTCCCCACCCGCACCACCGCCATGACCTCACCCACCGGCCGAGCCCACGGCGAATACGACCGCAGCACCCACGCCCGCGATCCGGGGAACGCCGGTCAGGGCTTGGGGTTGCCGTAGTAGGCGCCCGGACCGTGCTTGCGCTTGAAATGACGCTCCTGCAGGTGCTGCGGGATGACCGCCGCCGGGTTCAGCGCCAGCGTCTTCAGCGCCATCTCCGCCACCGCCTCGCAGATGATGCCGTGCTGCACCGACTTGATCGGGTCGCTCCCCCACGTGAACGGCCCATGGTTCGCCACCAGCGCGGCGGGCATCGCCTCCGCCGCCGCGTCGTCGCCGATCGTCTCGACGATGACGCGGCCGGTGTTGAGCTCGTAGTCGGTGGCGCACTCGTCGGCGGTCAGTCCACGGGTCACCGGGATCGGGCCGTTGAACGTGTCGGCGTGCGTGGTGCCGAGCAGCGGGATGTCGAGCCCGGCCTGCGCGAACGCGACAGCGTTGGTGGAGTGGGTGTGGGTGACGCCGCCGATCGAGGGCCAGGCCAGGTAGAACGCCCGATGTGACTCGCTGTCCACGGAGGGGCGCAGGTCGCCGGCGAGCACCTTGCCGGTCGCCAGGTCGACGGGCACCAGGTGGTCCTCGGTCAGATCGTCGTAGGCGACCCCGGACGGCTTGATCAGGTAGAGCCCGGCCTCACGGTCGATGCCGCTGACGTTTCCCCAGGTCAGCTGGGCGAGCCCGGCCTCCGGGATCATCTTGTTGGCCCGGAGCACGGCCCGGCGCAGCGCCTTCGACCCGTAAGTCACGTCATCTCCCCACACGCCCGCGAATGTTAGCGCTCACCCTAACCGACCTCAGCGATCACCTGACAAGGGCCGGAAACGCTAAGTTAACGCCAACACGGCTGACTCGACCCGGAGGCGCAGGGCGTCCGGCAGGGCCGCGTACCCGGCCGCCTCCGCCACCCGCTGCCCGCCGCTTCCGGCGGCGTAGGCCAGGAAGTCGCGGGTCAGCGCGGGCGTGCCGGTGCGGCACACGATCTCATAAGAGACCATGACGATCGGGTACGCGTAATCAGCCGTCCCGTCGTATCGCAGCTCGATCCGGAGGTCGTCGCCGATCCGCGCGTCAGCGATCGCCAGCCCGGCCGCCGAGTTCGACGGCGCGGTGAACGGCCCGTCCGCGTCGCCGACCTCCACCACCGGCAGGTCGTGGACGGTGGCGTAGGACCCTTCCACGTAGCCGATCGCCCCGTTGGTCCGGGCCACCGCGGCGACCACCCGGTGACTGCCCCGCTCCCCCGTCCCGCCGGGCGCCCGCCACGCGCTGCCACTGCCGTGCGGCCAGACCGGGCCGGCGGCCGCGGCCAGATAACGGGTGAAGTTGTCCGTCGTTCCCGAATCGTCCGAGCGGTGGATCGTACCGATGGGGGTGGAAGGGAGCGCAGCGACCGGATTGTCCTTCGCGATGGCCGGGTCGTTCCAGACCGTGACCGCGCCGCTGAAGATCTTGGCGATGGTCGCCGGCGTGAGCCGGAGCCGGTCCACGCCCGCCACGTTGAAGGCGAGCGCGATCGGGCCGGCGACCAGCGGAAGGTGCACGACCGGGCCACGGCACCGCTGCTCGGCCCGCTTCCGCCCGGCCGCGTCGAGGGGCGCGTCGGTGCCGGCGAAGTCCCCGGTCCCGTCCGCGAACGCGCGCACCCCGGCCCCCGAGCCGGTGCTCGCGTAGTCGATCGACGCGGCGGGACAGGCGATCTGGTACGCCTTCATCCACGCCTGCAGCACGCTGGTCTGCGCCGACGAGCCCTGCCCGGCGGTCGTCCCGGCGCCGCAGGCAACCGGCTCCGGGGCCGGCTCGGGAGCCGCCGTGCAGCCGGCCACCGCGAGCAGCAGGGCCAGAAGGACCGGAACGGCTCTCATCGGTACTCCGCCAATCGCCGTCGCACGCCGATCGGAATCAGCAGGATGACCAGGACGAGCAGCGTCACCGGGACGGTGACCGCGCCGGTCAGGGTGCGTTCCGCATCGGCCAGGCCCCGATCGAACTCGGCCTTGCTCGCGTCGGTGGCCGCGGCGAGCGCCGCGTCGAAGTACGCGAAGTCGAACGCCGCGTCGCCCCGCCGGATCCCGGTGAGTGCGGTGACCGCCTGGTCCCGCTTGCCGTGATCGGCGAGGGCGAGGATCCGTTCGTGACCGCGCTGGTAGGCCACCCACCGCTGCCCGGCGTCCCCATCCAGCGCGGCGAGCAGCTTCGCCTTCCACGTGAAGTCGTCCCGGTACGCACCGAGGTTGCCGCTGACCAGGTAGCGGCTGGTGTCGGCGGCCGCGTCGTAACCGATCGCCCGCAGTTCGGACAGTTCCAGGTAGGGCCGCAGGCCGCCGGCCCGAGCCTCGGTGAGGCGGCTCTGCTGCGCGCCGAGCACCACCGTGACGCCTGCGAGCAGGAGCAGGGTCAGCGCGGTGGCGGCGATCAGGGCCGGGTTCCACAGCCGGCGGAACCGGCGGGCCAGCCACACCTGCAGGGTCACCAGCAGCACCAGCAGGGCGCCGCCGAGCAGCACGACCACGCCGCTCGCGGTCGCTTCGGTGGAACTCTTCGCCGCGTACGCCCGATCCAGCCGGTCCTCGGCGGTGAGCCGGAGCCGGCGGGCGTCCGGGAGCAGCCGAAGGTGCAGCACGGTGGTGGCCTGCGTGTAGTAGCCGAGCGCCTCACCCGCGGAGTGCGGTTGGGCGGCCAGGGCCTGACCGACCCGCTGGCGGTAGACGGCGAGCCCGTCGAGGAGGTCGAGCACGAGCCGCCGTTCGGTGTCCGTGAACGAGCCCGACGAGGAGGCCTCCATGCAACGCTGCAGGCCGGCATCGACCTGGCGGCCCCGCTCCCGGTACGCGGCGAGCGCGTCGAGGCGGCTGCCCGCGAGCGCGTCGCTCTCCGCGGTCAGCAGGATCCGGGTGGTCTGCGCGTCCAGGTCGCTCAGTGCGAAGTAGAGATCGGCCGTGGTGGCGGCCTGCGGGGCCGCCTCGTGACCGATCACCCGTACCT is part of the Actinoplanes missouriensis 431 genome and encodes:
- a CDS encoding LacI family DNA-binding transcriptional regulator; protein product: MRDVAKLAGVSHQTVSRVINEHPNVRAETRERVLAAMRSLNYRRNLAARTLATRESHTLGIIGFETTLFGPESMLYGIESAARAAGYLVSVATVRDLEHRPVLEAVDRLAQHDVDGIIAIAPKPSVLTALTHAPGGLACVAVGGASGSLEEPFPTVRVDNTAGARLATRHLLDLGHATVHHVAGPPDWPESQARVEGWRETLYAAGAVVPPVTSGWWDAAAGYEQGRRLAADPAVTAIFCANDRIALGVLRALQEGGRRVPEDVSVVGFDDMPDSGYFLPPLTTVHQDFAELGRRALALLLRHLGRPGAAPPEDVLVAPSLVARASSAPPIRRR
- the pstS gene encoding phosphate ABC transporter substrate-binding protein PstS, which translates into the protein MRAVPVLLALLLAVAGCTAAPEPAPEPVACGAGTTAGQGSSAQTSVLQAWMKAYQIACPAASIDYASTGSGAGVRAFADGTGDFAGTDAPLDAAGRKRAEQRCRGPVVHLPLVAGPIALAFNVAGVDRLRLTPATIAKIFSGAVTVWNDPAIAKDNPVAALPSTPIGTIHRSDDSGTTDNFTRYLAAAAGPVWPHGSGSAWRAPGGTGERGSHRVVAAVARTNGAIGYVEGSYATVHDLPVVEVGDADGPFTAPSNSAAGLAIADARIGDDLRIELRYDGTADYAYPIVMVSYEIVCRTGTPALTRDFLAYAAGSGGQRVAEAAGYAALPDALRLRVESAVLALT
- the araD gene encoding L-ribulose-5-phosphate 4-epimerase AraD, which produces MTYGSKALRRAVLRANKMIPEAGLAQLTWGNVSGIDREAGLYLIKPSGVAYDDLTEDHLVPVDLATGKVLAGDLRPSVDSESHRAFYLAWPSIGGVTHTHSTNAVAFAQAGLDIPLLGTTHADTFNGPIPVTRGLTADECATDYELNTGRVIVETIGDDAAAEAMPAALVANHGPFTWGSDPIKSVQHGIICEAVAEMALKTLALNPAAVIPQHLQERHFKRKHGPGAYYGNPKP